The stretch of DNA GGCGATTCCGTGCGGGAGTAAGGTGGCGGTGGTGCTGTTCTTGGCGTCAACTTTCTTCGGGTCGGCGGCTCCGCTGTTCGGCATCGGTTACGTGGCGCTGATTTTTGCGAGCTTCTATTTGTCTTCGCGCCTGTTTGGCAAAAAACTTGTTCCGCAGAATGAACGCGTGGGTATGATTATGGAACTCCCGCCGTATCACAAGCCGCATTGGAAGATGATTGCCGCGATGGTCGGGCGTAGCACCTGGGGCATTTTCAAGAAGGCATTGAAGATGATTTTGATGGTGGCCGCACTTTTCTGGGCGCTCTCTTACGCAGGAGACGGAAATGTGGAAAATACGCTCCTGTACAAGATTGGCAATGCGATTGAACCTGTGACGATGATTTTCGGAATGCGTTGGGAACTGTTCGTCTCTTATTTGGGCGGCATGTTCAGTAAGGAAGCGTCGCTTGGCATCATGAGTACGCTCTTCAACCATACCGGCGAGGCGTTCTCGCTCGTTACCCGCGTGGCGGCGAGTGAAAACCTGGGCGAGGCTCTTGCGAATACCATCACCAAGCCCGAAGCTCTTGCGTTCCTGTTTGCATCGATGTTCAACGTTCCCTGCGTGCTTGCGATGGGCACGACCTACCGCGAGGCAGGTTCGTTTAAGTGGCTTGCGACCATCATGGGGTATTATTTGGCGCTTTCGCTTGGGCTCGCCTTTATCGGCTACCACATCGGATTGCTGATTTTCTAAGTGAAATTTTATAGCGCGCTGTCGAGCACCATCATGAGCGTGAAGCCCACGGCAAAAAGGATGGTGCCGGCATCAAAGTGCTCGCCTTCGCTGACTTCGGGGAGCATTTCTTCGATTACGACATAAATCATGGCGCCTGCCGCAAGCGAGAGCAGGTAGGGCATGAACGGTGAGAGTGCCTCAGCCGCAAGCAGCGTGATTAACGCGCCTACAGGTTCTACAGCTCCGGAGAGCGCTCCCAAGGCGAAAGCCTTTTTGCGGGAAGCCCCTTCGGCACGGAGCGGGAGCGAAACCACCGCCCCTTCAGGGAAATTCTGGATGGCGATGCCTATGGCAAGCGCAAACGCGCCCGAAAGCGTGATGGCGACATTCCCCGAAAGCCAGCCTGCGAAAACGATACCGACAGCCATGCCCTCGGGCAAGTTGTGCAAAGTTACCGCCAGCGTGAGCATGGTCGTGCGCTTGAGTTTTGCCTTGGGGCCTTCTGGCGTGGCGCTACCCAAATGCAAGTGCGGTGTTATTTTGTCTAAAATGTACAGGAACAGGATGCCGGCCCAAAATCCGACCGTCGCCGGGATGAAGGCCAGTTTGCCCATCGATTCGCTGGCGCTGATGGCGGGCAAAAGCAGGCTCCAGACGGAGGCTGCCACCATAACGCCCGCCGCAAAAGAGAGAAGACCCCGCTTGAGATTTTGCCCCATCTGCTTTTTCATAAAGAATACGCAGGCGGCACCGAGAACCGTCCCTAAAAACGGGATGGCAAGACCTTGGGCAATTTGTAAGACAGGCTCGTTCATGCCATAAAGATAGTATTAACCTTTCCCGTATGGCTTGCTCAGGTAAACAAGCGCCGTGGTGAGCGTGTAATCGGCAAGGAGTGCGGCACCGAGACCCACGATGGAGAGCAGGCCCACGTTGTGGAGTGCGCCCATGGGGCTGAAGATGAATACGAAGAACATCGCGCAAAGGATGAAGGTGGTCATGCCCATAGTCTTTCCGATTTCGCGGTAAGAGAGCAGTAACGCGTGCCTGTAGCTGCCCGTGCGCTCGAATCCGTATTTGATGTGGTTGTTCATGTGGATGGTGTCGTCGACGGCGATGCCCAAAATCATTGGCATCACGATCATCGTGATCATGTCGAGTGGCATGCCCGAATAGCCCATGACACCGCCAATCAGGAGAACTGGCGCAACGTTTGGAATCATCCCGATAAGGCCCGCCTTGATGCTCCCGAATGCAAGAATCATCATGATTGCGATAATCACGAACGACCCGCCGAACGAGCGCAAAAGCCCGCCGACCAGCTTGCCATTCATCTCGGCGTAGTTCACGACTTCGCCCACGACAGAAGTCTTGGCGTCCGGGAAAATGCGGGCGGCATAAGCGTTTGCCGAATCCAGGTCTTCTACGATTTTGTTGGCGTCGTAGCCGGCAAGTTCTATATGGATGTAGGTTGTCTTGTAATTTTCGTCCATGCGTTCAAAGAGCGCATCGGGGTCCGAGATTTCGTACAGGAAAAGCAATTGCGTGAGCATGTCCTGTGCATCGGGAATCTTGTAATACTCGATGCTGTCGGCGTTCAGCGTGCGGTTCATCTCTTTCACGAGGCGCGTCACCGATTGTACGCGCGGCTTGTCGCCCGAAATTTTGGTGAGCTGGAGCGTGCCGAGTTTCTGCTCAAGTTGCTCGATACGCTTCATGTTGGCGGGATCCTTGAGCGCGTCGTCATTCTCGAATTCCACCATCACGTTAAAGTCGTAAAGGCTTCCGAGTTTTCCGCTGAGCATGTCCTTGAGCCGCACCACGAAGGGAATCTTTTCGCCCATGGTCTCGGTGTAGTCCATGTTCACGTCGATATGCATCATTCCTGGAATCTGCAGCAACATTACCGCTGCCGAAATTACTGCGACAATAACACTGTGCCTGCACACCTTGCGCCCGAAGAATTCAAAGAGGATGTCCGCCTTGGTGGCTCCTGCCGACTTTACTTGCGTCGGATCGGGTTTAGCATTCTTGCCGAAGCTCATGAGAATCGGAATCAGGATGATGACATACAGATAAACCATCGTGACGATACCCGCCGAAATGCCTCCAATCCAGCGGATGGGGCGGATGCCTGCGAACAGGAACGAAATCAGCGACGCGACCGTGGTAATGACGGTAAAGAGAATGGGCCAGCCCGTTTCTTCGACGGCGCAAATCACGGATTCTCGACGGTTGCCCGTGCGCCTAAAATGCATGCGGAACGAATTGATGTAGTGGATGGAATAGCCCACCGAAAGCGCCATGCCTAAAAGTACCGGGAGCGCGACCATGCTCTCGTCGCCGACAACGCCGAGCCACGCATTGATGCCGAGTACCGAAGCGATGCCGCCGACCGTTGCAATCGCGGACACCACCACGCCGCGCAGCGACCTTACAAACAAGATAAGGCATACGAGCATCACTAGGAATCCGAAACCGATACGCATCGCGCATTCCCGCGAGATGACTTCGTTTTCTTCCATCTCGGTGTAGCTCATGCCTGTCGGGAGCATCTCGAACTTATCGCTCTTGAATTCGTCGGAATAGATGACATTGCGAGCAAAAGGCGCAATGCTGTCCTTGCCGAAGTTGACGCCGCCTTCGTATGATTTCAGCGCAAGAATAATCCAGGTTTCTTTCGCGTCGTCGGAGACGATGTTGTTCACGAGCGATTCGCGGGAAAGGATCAGCCGCTTTTTCGCTTCTAGTTCCTGTGGGGCATTGGGAATGCCTTCCTCAAACGGATCGATGACTTCGAAGCCTTCGTCGTTTGCGACTGGAATCGACAAATTGTGCGTCAGCGAAACCACGCGGTCAGCGTAAGGCACCTCGTTTTCGAGCCTGCGCGAAAGCTTGTCAATCGCCTGCAAAACCTCCGGCGCAAACACGTCATCGGCACGCACCATCACCATATAGCCATCGTCGCTGCCGAATTTTTCGTTAAAGTGCGCCTGGTCAATCTTCACCTTGTCCCAGTCGTCAAACCATTCCTCTTCGCTGCTCGTCATCTGCAGTTGCGGAAGCCCGAGACACGCCAAAAATGTCACAATTGCCGTTACCAGCAGAATCAACCAGCGAAACTTCACCTGAAAACGCCCCAATCGGGCAAAAACCTTGTTGACACGAGAAACTTGCATTGTAAAACTCCTCTAAAAGCCCCAACGGAATGTTGTTCCGTCAGGGCTGCTTCAATCCAAAACACTATAAGAAAGAAAAGGTCTTTTTAGGCGGTGGCGAGCGCCTTGCCGAGATCTTGGCAGGCGGCCTTGCCGGCGTCATCGGGGGCGTTCTCGATGGCGAGCGGGTCTGCCACAAGTACGAGCCCGGCGGCTTCGGCGTCGGCCTTCCACGGGTTCATCCATTCGCCGCCACCCCAGCCGTAAGAGCCGAACAGGGCGACTTTTTTACCGTTAAGAG from uncultured Fibrobacter sp. encodes:
- a CDS encoding MMPL family transporter, whose product is MQVSRVNKVFARLGRFQVKFRWLILLVTAIVTFLACLGLPQLQMTSSEEEWFDDWDKVKIDQAHFNEKFGSDDGYMVMVRADDVFAPEVLQAIDKLSRRLENEVPYADRVVSLTHNLSIPVANDEGFEVIDPFEEGIPNAPQELEAKKRLILSRESLVNNIVSDDAKETWIILALKSYEGGVNFGKDSIAPFARNVIYSDEFKSDKFEMLPTGMSYTEMEENEVISRECAMRIGFGFLVMLVCLILFVRSLRGVVVSAIATVGGIASVLGINAWLGVVGDESMVALPVLLGMALSVGYSIHYINSFRMHFRRTGNRRESVICAVEETGWPILFTVITTVASLISFLFAGIRPIRWIGGISAGIVTMVYLYVIILIPILMSFGKNAKPDPTQVKSAGATKADILFEFFGRKVCRHSVIVAVISAAVMLLQIPGMMHIDVNMDYTETMGEKIPFVVRLKDMLSGKLGSLYDFNVMVEFENDDALKDPANMKRIEQLEQKLGTLQLTKISGDKPRVQSVTRLVKEMNRTLNADSIEYYKIPDAQDMLTQLLFLYEISDPDALFERMDENYKTTYIHIELAGYDANKIVEDLDSANAYAARIFPDAKTSVVGEVVNYAEMNGKLVGGLLRSFGGSFVIIAIMMILAFGSIKAGLIGMIPNVAPVLLIGGVMGYSGMPLDMITMIVMPMILGIAVDDTIHMNNHIKYGFERTGSYRHALLLSYREIGKTMGMTTFILCAMFFVFIFSPMGALHNVGLLSIVGLGAALLADYTLTTALVYLSKPYGKG
- a CDS encoding ZIP family metal transporter — its product is MNEPVLQIAQGLAIPFLGTVLGAACVFFMKKQMGQNLKRGLLSFAAGVMVAASVWSLLLPAISASESMGKLAFIPATVGFWAGILFLYILDKITPHLHLGSATPEGPKAKLKRTTMLTLAVTLHNLPEGMAVGIVFAGWLSGNVAITLSGAFALAIGIAIQNFPEGAVVSLPLRAEGASRKKAFALGALSGAVEPVGALITLLAAEALSPFMPYLLSLAAGAMIYVVIEEMLPEVSEGEHFDAGTILFAVGFTLMMVLDSAL